A portion of the Chloroflexota bacterium genome contains these proteins:
- a CDS encoding fumarylacetoacetate hydrolase family protein, producing the protein MRLATFIQDGQWRLGAVMGDEIIDLAAAHDALLGGYHLPSDMRSLLEAGPDAWSEVERTLQAGDLAPFARPLAGVKLAAPIPNPSKVAAIGQNYMDHVKEQGAEPPDHPILFAKFPTSVIGPGDEIRWDPALTTKVDWEVELAVVIGREARRVPADQAYAYIFGYTVANDVSARDLQFSDGQWVRGKSLDTFCPLGPWIVTRDEIPDPHQLPLRCKVNDEVVQDSCTDQLIFRVPHLIEFLSHAFTLLPGDVILTGTPPGVGHFRTPPRYLQDGDVVTVEIDGIGTLSNPCRTEG; encoded by the coding sequence GGCTGGGGGCCGTCATGGGCGATGAGATCATCGACCTGGCGGCAGCCCACGACGCGCTCCTGGGCGGCTATCATCTCCCGTCCGACATGCGCTCCCTCCTCGAGGCGGGCCCCGATGCCTGGAGCGAGGTCGAGCGCACGCTACAAGCCGGGGATCTGGCCCCGTTCGCCCGCCCGCTGGCCGGCGTCAAACTGGCCGCCCCCATCCCCAATCCGTCCAAAGTGGCCGCCATCGGCCAGAATTACATGGACCATGTGAAGGAGCAGGGGGCCGAGCCGCCCGACCATCCGATCCTCTTCGCCAAGTTTCCCACCAGCGTCATCGGCCCCGGCGACGAGATCCGCTGGGATCCGGCGCTGACCACCAAAGTGGACTGGGAGGTGGAGCTGGCCGTCGTCATCGGGCGGGAGGCTCGCCGCGTGCCGGCTGACCAGGCCTATGCGTACATCTTCGGATATACCGTCGCCAACGACGTCAGCGCCCGAGACCTCCAATTCTCCGACGGCCAATGGGTACGGGGGAAGTCCCTGGACACCTTCTGCCCCCTGGGGCCGTGGATCGTCACGAGGGACGAGATCCCCGATCCCCACCAGCTCCCTCTGCGCTGCAAGGTGAATGACGAGGTGGTCCAGGACTCTTGCACGGACCAGCTGATCTTCCGAGTGCCCCATCTCATCGAGTTCCTATCCCACGCCTTCACCCTGCTGCCCGGAGACGTCATCCTGACGGGCACGCCACCCGGCGTGGGACACTTCCGCACGCCGCCGCGATACCTGCAGGACGGCGACGTGGTAACCGTGGAGATCGACGGCATCGGAACGCTGAGCAATCCCTGTCGCACGGAGGGATAG
- a CDS encoding class I SAM-dependent methyltransferase codes for MDIVGRIDYDHIAGTYARCRRASERVIAHVTEMLSGRKIGRVLEIGCGTANHLVAISATLGAHGVGLDRSLAMLRIARGGYPGLHFCLADAEAVYPFPANTFDLALCVNVIHYITRLETFYREAQRVLRPDGIIVTVTDSKEDIRRRTLSHYFPETIPIELRRYPPISAIQRAMEAAGFREIQVSHTEHAFPLGPSHVRRYRQKAYSALRLIPEEAFRRGLARLEREVTGRSAQGQELYTYIWGTAPAVCKTKRGSP; via the coding sequence ATGGACATCGTGGGGCGTATAGACTACGACCACATCGCCGGCACCTACGCGAGGTGCCGGCGTGCCAGCGAACGCGTGATCGCTCACGTCACCGAAATGCTGAGCGGCCGGAAGATCGGCCGCGTCCTGGAAATCGGATGCGGCACGGCGAATCACCTGGTCGCGATCTCCGCAACTCTCGGCGCTCACGGGGTGGGCCTGGATCGATCCCTCGCCATGCTCCGCATCGCGCGAGGCGGGTATCCCGGTCTGCATTTCTGCCTGGCCGATGCGGAGGCCGTTTATCCCTTCCCGGCGAACACCTTCGACCTAGCCCTATGCGTGAACGTAATCCACTACATCACTCGCCTGGAGACGTTCTATCGGGAAGCCCAACGCGTCCTGCGTCCCGACGGGATCATCGTAACCGTAACCGACTCCAAAGAGGACATCAGGCGCCGCACCCTGTCTCATTACTTCCCAGAGACCATCCCCATCGAGCTTCGGCGCTATCCCCCCATCTCAGCTATCCAGCGAGCCATGGAAGCGGCCGGATTCCGAGAGATCCAGGTATCACACACGGAGCACGCGTTCCCGTTGGGCCCATCTCACGTGCGCAGATATCGCCAGAAGGCCTACTCGGCCCTGCGCCTCATCCCTGAGGAGGCCTTTCGGCGCGGGCTCGCCCGCCTGGAGCGGGAGGTCACGGGAAGGAGCGCTCAAGGGCAAGAGCTGTACACCTACATATGGGGCACCGCCCCCGCCGTCTGCAAAACGAAAAGGGGGAGCCCGTAA
- the eno gene encoding phosphopyruvate hydratase, translating into MTTIIEDIVAREILDSRGNPTVEVEVILSGGDVGRAAVPSGASTGVHEAVELRDGDASRYGGKGVLKAVENVNTTIAEELLGWDALDQVGIDEFLINLDGTPNKGNLGANAILGVSLAVAKAAAAAIGLPLYRYIGGVSARVLPVPMMNILNGGKHAVDSTDLQEFMIMPVGAESFAEALRWGAETYHALKKVLAKRGYSTNVGDEGGYAPSLKSNAEAIEVILEAIEAAGYKAGEDIWIALDPASSEIYEDGKYVLKKEGRSLTSAEMVDFYEDWVNKYPIISIEDGMAEDDWEGWKLLTQRLGDRVQLVGDDLLVTNVERVQRAIDEKACTALLCKVNQIGTLTEAIAAVDLAHRAGWAAIVSHRSGETEDTTIADLVVALNTGQIKTGAPARTDRVAKYNQLLRIEEELGEQAVYPGMKAFRVKR; encoded by the coding sequence GTGACCACGATCATAGAAGATATCGTCGCGCGTGAGATTTTGGACTCTCGTGGGAATCCCACCGTTGAGGTGGAGGTGATCCTGAGCGGTGGGGATGTCGGCCGGGCGGCCGTGCCCTCCGGCGCCTCCACTGGCGTGCATGAGGCCGTTGAGCTGCGTGATGGCGATGCCTCTCGCTACGGCGGCAAGGGTGTCCTCAAGGCGGTGGAGAACGTGAACACCACCATCGCCGAGGAGCTTCTGGGGTGGGACGCGCTGGATCAGGTGGGGATCGACGAGTTCCTGATCAACCTGGATGGCACGCCCAACAAGGGCAACCTGGGCGCCAATGCCATCCTGGGCGTCTCCCTGGCGGTGGCGAAGGCGGCGGCGGCCGCGATCGGGCTGCCGTTGTATCGCTATATCGGCGGCGTCAGCGCTCGCGTGCTGCCGGTGCCGATGATGAACATCCTGAACGGCGGCAAGCACGCGGTGGACTCCACCGACCTGCAGGAGTTCATGATCATGCCGGTGGGCGCTGAGAGCTTCGCCGAGGCGCTACGTTGGGGGGCGGAGACCTACCATGCGCTGAAGAAGGTGCTGGCCAAGCGGGGATACAGCACCAACGTGGGGGATGAGGGAGGCTATGCGCCATCGCTCAAGTCCAACGCCGAGGCGATCGAGGTGATCCTGGAGGCGATCGAGGCCGCCGGCTACAAGGCGGGTGAGGACATCTGGATCGCCCTGGACCCGGCCTCCAGTGAGATCTACGAGGATGGGAAGTATGTCCTCAAGAAGGAGGGCCGCTCCCTGACCAGCGCGGAGATGGTGGACTTTTACGAGGATTGGGTTAACAAGTACCCCATCATCTCCATTGAGGACGGCATGGCCGAAGACGACTGGGAGGGATGGAAGCTGCTGACCCAGCGCCTGGGCGATCGGGTGCAGTTGGTGGGGGATGACCTGTTGGTCACCAACGTGGAGCGGGTGCAGCGGGCCATCGATGAGAAGGCGTGCACGGCGCTGCTGTGCAAGGTGAATCAGATCGGCACGCTGACGGAGGCCATCGCCGCGGTGGATCTGGCCCATCGCGCCGGTTGGGCGGCCATCGTCTCCCATCGCTCTGGCGAGACCGAGGATACCACCATCGCCGATCTGGTGGTGGCCCTCAACACCGGACAGATCAAGACCGGCGCACCGGCCCGGACGGACCGGGTGGCCAAGTACAATCAGCTCCTGCGCATCGAGGAGGAGCTGGGCGAGCAGGCGGTCTATCCGGGCATGAAGGCGTTCCGGGTGAAGCGATAA
- a CDS encoding phosphotransacetylase family protein — protein sequence MANVYVTSIETFSGKSAICVGIGLRFRRDGLRVGYMKPVNVAAHPGPAGPKDDDVAFIKDAFGLPEPMEVLAPVALTPAHTERLLRGEDDTDYEAVLRSAYDQVCQDRDVVILEGGATLREGYMVNLPTPRVAEMLDARPLVVIRWEEPRMVDNALTAKVRLGDPMIGVVLNTVPQSKLDYAEEVIRPFLERKGIPVLAILPRDRLLQAASVTELAEGLGAHILACAEKADALVETVMVGAMNVDSALSYFRRTPNKAVITGGDRADIQLAALETSTRCLILTGNIMPNPMILTRAEELGVPVLLCQQDTLTAVEIVEGYFGRSRFQQRPKIERFSKMLDERMDFDQLYDSLGLKRS from the coding sequence ATGGCGAACGTGTACGTAACTTCTATCGAGACGTTTTCCGGAAAAAGCGCGATCTGTGTGGGGATCGGATTGCGCTTCCGACGCGACGGCCTGCGGGTGGGCTATATGAAGCCCGTGAACGTGGCTGCCCATCCGGGCCCGGCCGGGCCCAAGGATGACGATGTGGCCTTCATCAAGGACGCTTTCGGCCTGCCTGAGCCGATGGAGGTGTTGGCCCCCGTGGCCCTGACCCCCGCACATACGGAGCGTCTGCTGCGTGGTGAGGACGACACGGACTATGAGGCCGTGTTGCGCTCCGCATACGATCAGGTATGCCAGGATCGGGATGTGGTGATCCTGGAGGGAGGGGCGACGCTTCGAGAGGGGTACATGGTGAACCTCCCCACGCCGCGAGTGGCGGAGATGCTGGACGCCCGTCCGCTGGTGGTCATCCGGTGGGAGGAGCCCCGGATGGTGGACAACGCGCTCACAGCCAAGGTGCGGCTGGGCGATCCGATGATCGGCGTGGTGTTGAACACGGTGCCGCAGAGCAAATTGGACTACGCGGAGGAGGTGATCCGCCCCTTCCTGGAGCGCAAGGGGATCCCCGTGTTGGCCATCCTGCCCAGGGATCGGCTGCTGCAAGCTGCCAGCGTCACGGAGCTGGCGGAGGGATTGGGCGCGCACATCCTGGCCTGCGCGGAGAAGGCAGACGCCCTGGTGGAGACCGTGATGGTGGGGGCGATGAACGTAGACAGCGCGCTCTCCTATTTCCGTCGCACGCCCAACAAGGCTGTGATCACGGGCGGCGATCGGGCGGATATTCAGCTGGCGGCGCTGGAGACCTCCACCCGCTGCCTGATCTTGACGGGCAACATCATGCCCAATCCCATGATCCTCACCCGGGCCGAGGAGCTGGGGGTTCCTGTGCTGCTCTGCCAACAGGATACCCTGACGGCCGTGGAGATCGTGGAGGGGTACTTTGGGCGCAGCCGCTTCCAGCAGCGTCCGAAGATCGAACGTTTTAGCAAGATGCTGGATGAGCGCATGGATTTCGATCAGCTTTATGATTCCTTGGGGCTGAAACGATCCTGA
- a CDS encoding acetate--CoA ligase: MLEPFVSPESVAIIGASKTPGKLGYAVLQNVLQYGFPGSIYPINPKGGEILGLKAYPSVLDVPGPIDLAVIVIPSQFIAKVLDECGRKGIRGVVIISAGFREIGPEGMQRERELLRIAKQYGIRIIGPNCLGIIDTLVPLNASFAATMPDQGSIAFMSQSGALCTSILDMAKPQGIGFSRFVSLGNKADLNEIDFLEAWADDPHSAVITAYLEGITEGPRFMQVAREVTRKKPVITIKSGTTSAGSRAVSSHTGTLAGSDRAYEAAFKQTGVIRARSVQELFDFAVAFARQPIPESDRVAVVTNAGGPGIMCTDALEKAGLHLAQLTDETRQNLGDHLPAAASVLNPIDVLGDALADRYELAVEAAVNDPNVGAVIVILTPQFMTEIEKTAEAVVRVSQRSSKPILGCFMGEANVGPGVDILNRGGVPNYQVPERAAEALAAMWSYRQWLEQPDDEIPRFEADRERVRQVFDAVRSSGRVTMGEVEARAVLEAYGVPLPKSELARSAEEAVEIAERIGYPVVMKIASPDILHKTDIGGVKVNLMTASDVRDAFDLITYRAGRYMPNAEIWGCLVQQQVSGGKEVILGMSRDPQFGPLLLFGLGGIYVEALKDVTFRVAPIGRRAAMEMMREIRAYPLLRGVRGEEPSDLEAIADILLRISQLVTDFPEIVEMDINPLKVFDRGKGALALDMRLVLAA, from the coding sequence ATGCTGGAGCCATTTGTTTCTCCCGAATCGGTTGCAATCATCGGAGCCTCGAAGACTCCTGGCAAGCTTGGCTATGCGGTCCTCCAGAACGTGCTCCAGTATGGCTTTCCCGGCTCGATCTATCCGATCAACCCCAAGGGTGGCGAGATCCTGGGCCTAAAAGCGTATCCCAGCGTGCTTGATGTGCCTGGGCCCATCGATCTCGCCGTGATAGTGATCCCCAGCCAGTTTATCGCCAAAGTGCTGGATGAATGTGGCCGGAAAGGTATACGCGGAGTCGTGATCATCTCGGCCGGGTTCCGAGAGATCGGTCCCGAGGGCATGCAGCGTGAGCGCGAGCTGCTTCGTATCGCAAAGCAGTACGGCATCCGGATCATCGGCCCGAATTGCTTGGGGATCATCGATACGCTAGTCCCGCTAAACGCCTCATTTGCGGCCACCATGCCCGATCAGGGCAGCATCGCCTTTATGTCCCAGTCCGGGGCGCTGTGTACCTCGATCCTGGACATGGCCAAGCCGCAGGGGATCGGCTTTTCCCGCTTCGTCTCATTGGGGAACAAAGCGGATCTGAACGAGATCGATTTCTTGGAGGCGTGGGCGGATGACCCCCACTCGGCGGTGATCACGGCCTACCTGGAGGGGATCACGGAGGGACCTCGCTTCATGCAGGTGGCGCGCGAGGTAACCCGCAAGAAGCCGGTGATCACCATCAAGTCCGGCACGACCAGCGCTGGATCCAGGGCGGTCTCCTCGCACACGGGGACGTTGGCCGGATCGGATCGCGCATACGAAGCGGCCTTCAAGCAGACGGGGGTGATCCGGGCTCGCTCGGTGCAGGAGCTGTTTGACTTCGCCGTCGCGTTCGCCCGCCAGCCGATCCCGGAAAGCGATCGGGTGGCCGTGGTGACCAACGCGGGGGGGCCGGGCATCATGTGTACGGATGCCTTAGAAAAGGCGGGGTTGCACCTGGCGCAGCTCACCGATGAGACCCGCCAGAATCTGGGCGATCACCTGCCGGCCGCAGCCAGCGTGCTCAACCCCATCGACGTGTTGGGGGATGCGCTGGCCGATCGTTACGAGCTGGCCGTGGAGGCCGCCGTCAACGACCCCAATGTGGGCGCGGTGATCGTGATCCTCACGCCGCAGTTCATGACGGAGATCGAGAAGACGGCCGAGGCGGTTGTGCGGGTCTCGCAGCGGTCGAGCAAACCCATCCTGGGCTGCTTCATGGGGGAGGCGAACGTGGGCCCGGGCGTGGATATCCTCAATCGAGGCGGTGTGCCGAACTACCAGGTGCCTGAACGGGCGGCCGAGGCGTTGGCGGCCATGTGGTCTTACCGCCAGTGGCTGGAGCAGCCCGATGATGAGATCCCTCGATTTGAGGCGGACCGGGAGCGTGTGCGCCAGGTCTTTGATGCGGTACGATCCAGCGGCCGTGTGACCATGGGCGAGGTGGAGGCGCGAGCCGTTTTGGAGGCGTATGGTGTACCCTTGCCCAAATCGGAGTTGGCCCGCTCGGCGGAGGAGGCGGTGGAGATCGCCGAGCGCATTGGGTACCCGGTGGTGATGAAGATCGCCTCGCCGGACATCCTGCACAAGACGGACATCGGCGGGGTCAAAGTCAATCTGATGACCGCCTCGGATGTGCGTGACGCCTTTGACCTGATCACCTATCGGGCGGGGCGGTACATGCCCAACGCGGAGATCTGGGGATGTCTGGTACAGCAACAGGTGAGCGGCGGCAAAGAGGTGATCCTGGGGATGAGCCGCGATCCCCAGTTCGGCCCCCTGTTGCTCTTCGGGTTGGGGGGGATCTACGTCGAGGCGTTGAAGGACGTCACATTCCGGGTGGCGCCGATCGGACGTCGGGCTGCCATGGAGATGATGCGGGAGATCCGGGCGTATCCATTGCTTCGGGGCGTGCGAGGCGAGGAGCCGTCCGACCTGGAGGCGATCGCAGACATCTTGCTGAGGATCTCGCAGCTGGTGACGGACTTCCCGGAGATCGTAGAAATGGATATCAACCCTCTGAAGGTCTTCGACCGGGGCAAGGGCGCGCTGGCCCTCGATATGCGTCTGGTGTTGGCCGCGTAG
- a CDS encoding cysteine desulfurase, translating to MSKSIIYMDHSATTPVDPRVVEAMLPYFTERYGNPSSLHRLGREASQAMEDARRTVAEILSCHPHEVVFTSCGTESDNMALRGVALAQRARGRGNHIVTTAIEHHAVLHTAEDLRDRYGFEITVVPVDGEGLVHPEAIREALRDDTVLVSVMYANNEVGTIQPLPEIAAITRERGIPLHTDAVQAGGYLPLDVDALGVDLLSLSAHKFYGPKGVGILYVRRGTPLWPIQTGGGHERGRRPGTENIPYIVALATALRLAQEEREAEAARLTALRDRLIDGIEARIPDVRLTGHRTRRLPGHASFIIRGVEAEGMLMGLDLEGICASSGSACTSGAQEPSHVLTAMGIPRRDAVGHLRLTLGRSTRPEDVDRVLDVLPGIVERLRAYAPSWA from the coding sequence ATGAGCAAGTCGATCATCTATATGGACCACTCCGCCACCACCCCGGTGGACCCGCGGGTGGTCGAGGCGATGCTCCCGTATTTCACAGAGCGCTACGGGAACCCGTCTAGCCTGCACCGTCTGGGCCGAGAGGCCAGCCAGGCCATGGAGGATGCGCGCCGGACCGTGGCCGAGATCCTGAGCTGCCATCCCCACGAGGTCGTCTTCACCTCATGCGGGACGGAAAGCGACAACATGGCCCTGCGCGGCGTGGCCCTGGCCCAACGAGCGCGCGGCCGGGGGAACCACATCGTCACCACCGCCATCGAGCATCATGCCGTCTTGCACACCGCGGAGGATCTGCGCGACCGCTACGGGTTCGAGATCACCGTCGTACCCGTGGACGGGGAGGGGCTCGTGCACCCGGAGGCGATTCGGGAGGCGCTGCGGGACGACACCGTGCTGGTCAGCGTGATGTACGCCAACAACGAGGTGGGGACGATCCAACCGCTGCCCGAGATCGCCGCCATCACCCGAGAGCGCGGCATCCCCCTGCACACCGATGCCGTGCAGGCCGGGGGTTACCTTCCGCTCGACGTGGACGCGCTCGGCGTGGACCTGCTCAGCCTCTCCGCCCACAAATTCTACGGCCCCAAGGGCGTAGGCATCCTGTACGTACGTCGGGGGACGCCGCTCTGGCCGATCCAAACCGGGGGCGGCCACGAACGGGGGCGCCGGCCGGGGACGGAGAACATCCCCTACATCGTCGCCCTGGCCACCGCCCTACGGCTGGCGCAGGAGGAGCGAGAGGCGGAGGCAGCTCGATTGACCGCCCTGCGAGATCGCCTGATCGACGGCATCGAGGCCCGCATCCCGGACGTCCGGCTCACCGGGCATCGGACCCGCCGGCTGCCGGGCCACGCCAGTTTCATCATCCGGGGTGTAGAAGCCGAGGGGATGCTCATGGGATTGGATCTGGAAGGCATCTGTGCTTCCAGCGGCTCCGCCTGCACATCCGGCGCCCAGGAGCCCTCCCATGTGCTGACGGCCATGGGCATCCCGAGACGAGATGCCGTGGGACATCTGCGGCTGACGCTGGGGCGCAGCACCCGTCCGGAGGATGTGGATCGGGTGCTGGACGTCCTGCCCGGCATCGTGGAACGGCTGCGCGCCTACGCCCCCTCCTGGGCATAA
- the mnmA gene encoding tRNA 2-thiouridine(34) synthase MnmA codes for MTRERVVVAMSGGVDSSVAAALLVEQGYEVIGVMLRLWAEIRPGLPSLNRCCSDEAVEDARRVAGILGIPFYLLNVERPFKEHVVDRFIAGYASGVTPNPCLYCNRHIRFGRLLNYAIGIGASALATGHYARVRRTPDGTYQLLRAVDRAKDQSYVLYVVRQQELAHLRFPIGHLTKEEVRRRARELELPVAEKEESQEICFVADGDYRRFLADWAPHAVRPGPIVDRAGNVLGQHKGLPYYTVGQRRGLGIAAREPLYVLKLDVGRNAVVVGTRDELGRDELTAAHVNWISGRPPEGEIAVTAKIRYKGAEVAARVRPLPGGRVHVRFDRPLRDITPGQAVVFYQDDVCLGGGIIEPEDRPLPPELDMG; via the coding sequence ATGACCCGAGAGCGCGTCGTCGTCGCCATGAGCGGCGGGGTGGACAGCTCCGTGGCCGCGGCGCTCCTGGTGGAACAGGGCTACGAGGTCATCGGGGTGATGTTGCGCCTGTGGGCCGAGATACGCCCCGGGCTCCCCAGCCTGAATCGATGCTGCTCCGATGAGGCCGTGGAGGACGCCCGCCGGGTCGCCGGGATCCTGGGCATCCCCTTCTACCTCCTAAACGTCGAAAGGCCGTTCAAGGAGCACGTGGTCGACCGCTTCATCGCCGGGTACGCCAGCGGCGTCACACCCAACCCATGCCTGTATTGCAACCGCCACATCCGCTTCGGGCGCCTGTTGAACTATGCGATAGGCATCGGGGCGAGCGCGCTGGCCACAGGGCATTATGCCCGTGTCCGACGGACCCCGGACGGCACCTATCAGCTGCTGCGGGCCGTCGATCGGGCCAAGGACCAGTCCTACGTGCTCTACGTGGTCCGACAACAGGAGCTGGCCCACCTGCGCTTCCCCATCGGGCACCTGACCAAGGAGGAGGTCCGAAGGCGGGCGCGCGAGCTCGAATTGCCGGTGGCGGAGAAGGAGGAGTCGCAGGAGATCTGCTTCGTCGCCGACGGGGATTATCGGCGCTTCCTGGCGGACTGGGCACCCCACGCCGTGCGCCCCGGCCCCATCGTGGATCGGGCCGGGAACGTGCTGGGACAACACAAGGGACTGCCCTACTACACCGTCGGGCAACGACGCGGGCTGGGCATCGCCGCCCGGGAGCCCCTGTACGTGCTGAAGCTGGATGTGGGACGCAACGCGGTGGTCGTGGGCACCCGAGACGAGTTGGGACGTGATGAGCTAACCGCCGCTCATGTGAACTGGATCTCCGGCCGGCCGCCTGAGGGGGAGATCGCCGTCACCGCCAAGATCCGCTACAAGGGCGCCGAGGTGGCAGCCCGGGTGCGGCCGCTGCCGGGAGGGAGAGTGCACGTCCGGTTCGACCGCCCGCTACGCGACATCACGCCGGGACAGGCGGTGGTCTTCTACCAGGACGACGTCTGCCTCGGCGGGGGGATCATCGAGCCGGAGGACCGGCCCTTGCCTCCAGAGCTGGACATGGGGTGA
- a CDS encoding NAD(P)H-hydrate dehydratase: MMKIVTTEEMRRIEREADARGLSYAQMMENAGRAVAEAVREETTWSRSAPILVLCGPGNNGGDGLVAARNLAQWGYSVRAYCVKRKPDGDENRERAIRAGVEVRDEVDDADHARLRAWLSEAGVIVDALLGTGVTAPLRDPIKSVLELAQRVVHGRRAQSGRAASEEEMSIVPALAIPPAAGGEAASSPPQPEIVAVDCPSGLNCDTGELDPTALAADVTVTFAYPKVGHFLFPGAGALGRLLVADIGTPPELADDVQVELATPEAMRALFPERPLNAHKGTFGRALVVAGSVNYVGAAYLAGAAATRVGAGLVTMAVPRSLHPVLASALHETTWLVLPQDMGVIAPDACRVLDEQIDGYRSLLIGPGLSQEKETVTFVQEFLLGGRAVRRGRGHLGFLPHEEEEETGGRPALPPTVVDADALNALAKLEHWADSLPPNCVLTPHPGEMARLCRTGTREVNADRLGVARSCAREWGQVVLLKGAYTIVAAPEGQVRILPFANPGLATGGTGDVLAGAIVGLLAQGLTPFDAAVLGGYLHGLAGELARRDLGETGMVAGDLLSRLPEAICRLVGEGA; this comes from the coding sequence ATGATGAAGATCGTCACGACGGAGGAGATGCGCCGGATTGAGCGGGAGGCCGATGCGAGGGGCCTCTCCTATGCGCAGATGATGGAGAACGCCGGCCGTGCGGTGGCCGAGGCCGTTCGGGAGGAGACGACGTGGTCCCGGTCCGCCCCGATCCTGGTGTTGTGCGGGCCGGGGAACAACGGCGGGGATGGCCTGGTGGCCGCCCGGAACCTGGCCCAGTGGGGATACTCCGTGCGCGCTTACTGCGTGAAGCGGAAACCCGATGGAGATGAGAACCGGGAACGGGCGATCCGGGCCGGCGTTGAGGTGCGGGACGAGGTGGACGATGCCGACCACGCCCGGCTGCGGGCCTGGCTCTCCGAGGCCGGCGTCATCGTGGACGCCTTGCTGGGCACCGGGGTCACAGCGCCGCTGCGTGATCCGATCAAATCGGTCTTGGAGCTGGCCCAGCGGGTCGTGCATGGGCGACGGGCGCAGTCCGGAAGGGCCGCCTCGGAGGAAGAGATGTCCATCGTTCCCGCCCTTGCCATCCCGCCTGCGGCTGGGGGGGAGGCGGCGTCCTCGCCGCCGCAGCCGGAGATCGTGGCGGTGGATTGTCCCAGCGGCCTGAATTGCGACACCGGCGAGCTGGATCCGACCGCCCTTGCCGCCGATGTTACGGTGACCTTCGCGTATCCTAAGGTAGGCCACTTCCTGTTCCCGGGGGCGGGCGCTCTGGGGCGCTTGCTGGTGGCCGATATCGGCACGCCGCCGGAGCTGGCGGATGATGTGCAGGTGGAGCTGGCGACGCCCGAGGCGATGCGTGCGCTGTTCCCGGAGCGGCCGCTCAACGCGCACAAGGGTACGTTTGGTCGGGCGTTGGTGGTGGCCGGGTCGGTGAACTATGTCGGGGCGGCGTATCTGGCGGGCGCGGCGGCCACCCGGGTGGGGGCGGGTCTGGTGACCATGGCCGTCCCCCGCTCCCTGCATCCGGTTCTGGCGTCCGCTCTGCACGAGACCACCTGGTTGGTGCTGCCCCAGGATATGGGCGTGATCGCTCCGGATGCCTGCCGGGTACTGGATGAGCAGATCGACGGCTATCGGTCGCTCCTCATCGGGCCGGGGCTTAGCCAGGAGAAGGAGACGGTCACGTTCGTCCAGGAGTTCCTGTTGGGCGGCCGGGCGGTGCGGCGAGGCCGTGGCCACCTCGGCTTCCTGCCCCATGAGGAGGAAGAGGAGACGGGTGGCCGGCCGGCGTTGCCGCCCACCGTCGTGGACGCCGACGCGCTAAACGCCTTGGCGAAGCTGGAGCATTGGGCGGATAGCCTGCCCCCCAACTGCGTCCTCACGCCGCATCCGGGGGAGATGGCCCGCCTCTGCCGGACGGGCACTCGGGAGGTGAACGCGGATCGGCTGGGGGTCGCCCGTTCTTGTGCCCGGGAGTGGGGGCAGGTGGTCCTATTGAAAGGGGCGTATACCATCGTTGCTGCGCCGGAGGGGCAGGTAAGGATCCTCCCCTTTGCGAACCCGGGGTTGGCGACCGGCGGCACGGGGGACGTGCTGGCCGGCGCCATCGTCGGGCTGCTGGCGCAGGGCCTCACCCCCTTTGATGCGGCGGTCCTGGGAGGATATCTGCACGGCCTGGCGGGCGAGCTGGCGCGTCGGGATCTGGGCGAGACGGGCATGGTCGCGGGGGATCTGCTGTCCCGGTTGCCGGAAGCCATATGCCGGTTGGTGGGGGAGGGGGCATAG